In Pseudorasbora parva isolate DD20220531a chromosome 20, ASM2467924v1, whole genome shotgun sequence, a single window of DNA contains:
- the LOC137049108 gene encoding plexin-B2-like: MFKMRGYLLGVLVLLKHCICDDVVNFDGDIKDFVVGKSKLFVLTDHQLHQMRLDLSEEKRKDITNATHQNTVNILVPFDDNDTLITCGTIRDGYCEVLDLSDITKSIYYESGISVGPTQNEKSVVFITGTGNSRYLLVGKKDHDGKKDDDGKSPYPVISLWNTLQSQVGGIFSNIDDGSTLFIQSTARDVEFVDGFQRVSPSELYLFLNAKTDSERKVHVLWMDSSKDKKTDIYKSLQAVTIQCCSDKARPVLVASTVIPSVSAVIWAGVFSVQDQQDPENTALALYDISTVKGKVKDFCAPGETCDSESGSKLQPLSVVFKYSSMSSVAAVRSGSWIVLFIGTSDGQLIKLVLDEKLTPDCPIVLYKSDDERALFPRMHFDPDFKHIYTALRKELRRVSVVQCAKFSPLKGCRAALDPLCGWCVNTKR; the protein is encoded by the exons ATGTTTAAGATGAGAGGATACTTACTTGGAGTACTTGTACTTCTGAAACATTGCATTTGTGATGATGTGGTGAACTTTGATGGAGACATCAAGGACTTTGTAGTTGGTAAAAGTAAGTTGTTCGTTCTTACTGACCATCAACTTCATCAGATGAGACTCGATCTTTCTGAGGAGAAGAGGAAGGACATCACTAATGCTACTCATCAAAATACAGTCAACATTCTGGTGCCTTTTGATGACAACGACACCCTGATAACCTGTGGGACCATTAGAGATGGATACTGTGAAGTTCTTGACCTCAGTGACATTACAAAGAGTATTTACTATGAAAGTGGTATATCTGTAGGACCGACCCAGAATGAGAAATCTGTTGTGTTCATAACAGGTACAGGTAACAGTAGGTACCTTTTGGTTGGGAAAAAGGACCATGATGGGAAAAAGGACGATGATGGAAAATCTCCGTATCCTGTTATTAGCTTGTGGAACACTTTACAGTCTCAAGTTGGAGGGATTTTCTCTAACATAGATGACGGATCAACCCTCTTCATCCAGAGCACCGCTAGAGATGTGGAGTTTGTTGACGGATTCCAGAGAGTTTCTCCATCAGAGTTGTATTTATTTCTCAATGCAAAGACTGACTCGGAGAGGAAAGTGCACGTCCTGTGGATGGACAGCTCTAAAGATAAAAAGACAGATATCTACAAATCCCTTCAGGCTGTAACGATACAGTGCTGCAGTGATAAAGCTCGTCCAGTGCTCGTCGCCTCCACCGTTATTCCCTCAGTGAGCGCCGTTATTTGGGCAGGTGTGTTCAGTGTGCAGGACCAGCAGGATCCGGAGAACACCGCGCTGGCTCTGTACGACATCAGTACAGTTAAAGGCAAAGTGAAGGATTTCTGCGCTCCTGGTGAAACATGTGATTCTGAG AGTGGCAGTAAacttcagccgctgtctgtGGTGTTCAAGTACAGCTCAATGTCATCAGTGGCAGCAGTTAGAAGTGGATCCTGGATAGTGCTTTTCATAGGAACCAGTGATGGTCAACTGATAAAG CTGGTTTTGGATGAGAAATTAACACCAGACTGTCCAATAGTGCTGTACAAATCTGATGATGAACGAGCATTgtttcccagaatgcactttgATCCAGATTTCAAACATATCTACACTGCTCTGAGGAAAGAG CTCAGACGAGTTTCTGTGGTTCAGTGTGCAAAATTCAGCCCTCTGAAAGGCTGCAGAGCTGCTCTGGATCCTCTCTGCGGCTGGTGTGTGAACACAAAGAG ATGA